GATAGAATGGAAGAGATAGCGGTGAGAAGCTGGGACAATCCGATAATCAGGGAATCCCATGAGTGGATGCTGAAAGTTGGCAGGGGCTTGAAGGAAGAGCTTGTACTGGTCGGGGGCTGGGCCACCTATCTTCAAGCCCGGAAACTGGATAGCAGGGCTCTGCCGTCTCTGGATATCGATTTTGTTGCTTTGAGGGAAAATTTTGGGGCTATTGAAAAACATTTGCTGGCCAATAACTTCGTGCCGGTTAGTTTCAGGTATATCAAATATTATCGCGAGACCCTGGACGGGGAATTAAGGGAGATAAGCCTTGAAGAGTCCAAAGAGATTCCTCCGTACGAACTTAGAGAACTGTTTCTGGACATTTTGTGGGATGAAAAAGTGAGCCCGATGAGCTTTGCACATCCCTACGTTAAGGTGCTTTTTGAAAAGGAACTCTATGACGAAATTGGAGATCTTAGAGTAGCCCTTCCTGAGGTCATCCTGTCAATGAAGTTCCTGATAGAGAAAAACAAGTACAGGGGGCAGAAGCAGATAAAGGATCTGGTTGACATTTACGTGCTGGCCACTGCTCCCGGGGAGCTGGACTTCGGGATATTTAAACTGCTGTACTCCCATGAAAAATTCAACTTGGATTGGGTGATTCGATATTTCAAGGAGAATGAGGAGTTCCTGGCTTCAGTGGGGCGGGAACTGGGGATAATATTTGATAGGGAGGAGTTTTTATTCATCATCAACGAGCTGAAAGAGGCCTTGGGGGGATAACCTATGAGTGAGGCAAATCAAACCCTGTATGTTGCATGGGAAATAGTTATTTTTCTTTCAATAACTGAAAACTTATTAAGATCACACTCCATCAAAATGTTAGGTGAACTGGAACGTTTAAGATAGTCCGCCTCTGTCTGGAGAGCGGCTTACCCGAGCCCGAGTTTAGGGAGGAAGCTGGAGGTTTCGTTGTCCTTTTGAGGAAGGACATTTATACAAGGGATTACCTGAGAAAGCTGGGTTTAAATGAAAGGCAGATTAAGGCCGTGCTCTACGTGAAGGAGAATGGGAAGATCGGGAATAAGGAGTATCAGGAGTTGTTTAATGTTTCGAGACAGACGGCAACAAGGGATCTGAGTGATTTGGTTAGATTGGGAATTTTCAAACGTGTCGAGAAAGGGAAGTATAAGCTAAAGACTCACCGTGAGTCAAATATGAGTCAATCATGAGTCAAATGAGTCAAAAGGTGAAATCCCATGAGCGAGGCAAGCCAGGCACTGCAGAGGATTGCCAGGGGGACGGGGATCGTTTTTGCCGGGACTGTCATTTCAATGTTCTTCGGGTTTTTGAGCAGGGCGGTTATTGCGAGGTACTTTTCCACTGGAGAGTACGGTGTGTTCAACCTGGCATTGACCGTCCTCAACATCGCCCTTGTGATAGCTATGCTAGGCTTCCAGAACGCTTTACCGAGGGAGGTCGCGTTTTACAGGGAAAAAGAACCCTCGAAGGTTAGAGACTTGATTTCAACGGCCCTGGTGATCGTGGCATTGAACAGCGTAATCTGGACGGCCGTCCTCTTCGCCGGCGCGGGGGACATCTCCCGGCTCTTCGGCGATGAGAGGTTGGCGGGAGCGCTGAGGATAGTGGTCTTTGCCTTACCGTTTTGGGCGCTGACAGGGGTCATTATTTCGGTATCGAGGGGCTTTGGAAGGGTCAGGGAGCAGGTGTATTTTCAGAATATAATCTATCCACTACTGTTCATGGTCTTCGTTGCGGTCGGGGCATTTTTGAAGTTCCCGTTTGATTTTGTGTTTGCGGCTTACGTTATCTCATGGGGCCTGACGTTTCTGGCTCTGGTATTTAGTAGTTGGAAGGTTGATCTGCTTAAATTCACGATTTCATTGAGTTCAAAGCTCGGAAAAGAGCTGGTTAAATTCTCAGTTCCCCTCATGCTAACTGGTATTGCTGGTTTTGTAATGACGTGGACTGATACTTTGATGCTTGGTTATTACCTGGGTTCTGATGTTGTTGGTCTGTATAATGGTGCTGCCCCGATTGCCAAGCTTTTGCCGATATTTTTGAATTCTGCGGGGCTGATTTTTCCACCTTTGGTTACTGTCCTTTATGTTCAAGGAAAGCTTAAAGAAATGGGCAGGGTTTATCAGATACTGACCAAGTGGATATTTTTGGCTACTTTCCCATTATTTTCCCTGATCTTTTTATTCCCTGAGCCCACTATAAGCCTCTTCTTTGGAGCTAAGTATGTTTCAGCGGCTCCGGCACTTCAGATTCTGGCTTTGGGTTTTATGTTCCACACGTTTTTGGGGTTAAATGGATGGAGCTTAATTGTCATCGGGGAGAGCAATTTTATAATGTACTCCACATTAATTTCCGCAGTAATAAACGTTGTTTTGAACGCGCTCTTAATCCCAAGTTATAATATCGAGGGCGCAGCTATAGCCACTGCTGCCTCATATTTTGTAACAAATGTTTTGAATTCCCTCAGGCTTTATCAGAGGACTAAAATCCATCCCTTCAGCTGGAACTACGTTAAGCCGCTAGTTATTAGTTTTGTTTTGTTGGGATTGATTCAGAGCCTGCATTTGAAAGTGCCGAGTATATGGTATGCTATCCCGGTTTTGATTGTTTTTCTTGCAGTGTATATGTTCCTGGTTCTTTTGAGCAGGAGCATTGACAAGGAAGACGTTGAGCTATTTTTAGCGATAGAAAAGAGGTTGGGGGTTGATTTGAGAGTGATAAAAATAGTATTAAAGAGGTTTGTTTAGACCTTGCCCTTGAGTTTTAGGTTTTTTATTGCTTTTTTTAATCTTAAACTTTCAACGTCTCGTCTTTTTTTTGGTCTCTCTATTATTAGCCAAGGAACTTTTACCAAGGGGTTAATTCTAATACCTTTAGGATGACCATAGACGTTTATCGGGATTATCCGGTGCAAACGCTCACCAAATGCTTCTCCATGATCGGAGGTTATCACTATTTTCCCATCAAGTATTTTTACAAGTTTTTCGACATATTTAAGTGCTATCCTAAGGTTTTCACGATAAGCATGTTCAACAATATCTATTGGTAGCCTGCCTTCTGCAACTAAGTCCCATACAGTTCGGTCCCTCCATTGCATAACCCCATTCAACACAGCCTCTCGATGTTTAGAGAATCCTGTCTCTTCAGGCAATCTCAACGTCAAATATGGGAAGTGAGGTTGCATGAAATGTATTATAAAACGTTTGGTAGGATATTCTTTGAGAGCAAGTTTCGTGTATTCGTAGACTGTTCTAGGATGAACAGTATTCAGGTTATCATCCCAACCGTCTTTCCATACGGGTATTATCTTATAGAATTTCCCTTTAAGCAACATATCAACAAAAGGATTGGCAGTTATATACACAATGTTTTTAAATTTTCCCTCTCCAAAATTGTTTAGTAAAAATTCTGCTGTCATAGAACCTTTGGAAATCCTGTATTCAAGTTTCCCTTGAGTATAAAGTCTTGTTTTTTTTATTTCTTCTTTGAAGATATCAAAACGACATGCATCAAGAATTATCAAATGATTCCAATATTCCGACATCACAGAGAACCCTTTATTCGTTCTATAAACCAACGGGCCTACATGCCATACAAATACATTTTTCCACCAGTGAGGATCTGTGCCATATCTTTTGATTGTTGATAGTTTGCTTAGGTACTTCAACATATACACCCCCTACTCATTTATCACGCGGTTCTTTAGCACTATAGTAGATAGTCCATTTGAATATACTACACTATTCAGCTTTGACAGCTGGTGAAGAATTCTATCTACATCCCATCCAAGATATCTCTCCATTCCGGAAAGATACACTTTTTGCCCAACAGGCAAGATAACATAGTTTGCTTGCTTAATAGATATATTAATGTTAGGATATAAAAAATAATATATCCCACCATGCTCCCTAACACCGTTGCTCATGATGAAGAATATAGGGGGATAATAATTTTCCACATGAACATTCCATTCTTGTGGTGCAACACGAGCTGGGAAAGAGACTAAAAGCAATACGGTAAGGAAAAATACAGAGGATATCCTTGCTATTTTTGTGTCTTTTTTACTGAAATACCGAGCAACTAGAATTCCAACGATTAAAGACACAGCAAGGGCAGGCCTACCAATAAATTGCCCAAACGAAAATCCAAATACGAGAAGAAATACGCCAGCAGAGATAAAAAACGAAAATATTAAGATCCAGTAACCAAAAAATTCCCTTTTATATTTTTTCAGGAGATAAATAGCAAACAACAATAAAAATGCATTGTACAAAATATTAATTATGGAAGGTATATGAATATTCAGGGGCTTTATTGAGGACGATGTAACAACAGCCCCGCCTTCTGATTTGAATAGATGGAATATAATTTTGTCTATTTGTTGAAGATATACTAAAGGCATTTTTAGAATATAACTTGGGCCGAATGATGATATAAAAAAGATGCTATATGCAGTTAGTATAATGAGGAACACGGCTATCTGTGTTAAAATACGGGGTGCTGATTTAGAGTTGCCAGTGAGAAAAATATTTCTCCCATAGTAAAGTGTAAATGCAATGAGCAACATTAACATGCTCTCAGGATGTGTCACAACCGTCCCACAATAAACCAAAGAAAACAGTATAAAACCCTTTTCAGGCGAGATACTTGTATTTAGCATTATAATTAGTGCCGTTATAAGAAGTATCTGTCCAAAAAGCTGGGGAGAAAAATACTCAAAAGAATAAATAAAACCCTCCGAAAATAATATCAAGAGATACACGCCTACCCACCGTGAGCTTTTCCCCAAAGTGACCAAGAGTAGTAAAAACATGATAGTTAAAAGAACATACAGAAAAGATGCAAGCTCTATTCTTAGTGGTACCTTAACAAGAACACTAACTATGCCGACTATATATGAAAACCCCGGAAATGCACTATAATCAACGTGCCTTGCTAATTCGAAGTCTCTCCTAAGTAAAAGTGACGTAAGTTGTAACATTTTTATTACGTCGGGATTATTTGTTATATTTGGATAAAACGAAATAGGAACAGCAAGGAAAATAGACGCTCCAACAACTCCCGCAAGTGATATGCCTAAGTCTTTGAGAATCAATAGTCCCAGGATAATAACTATGAGTATCAGAAGTGAAGCAATGTAATATGTTTGAAGATGATAGTATATTCTGTAGTATTCCCTGAAGAGATACGTCCATACGGTTGTCATGTTAATAAACAGGAGAATTACTATCAATAATTTCCATAAGTCCCTCCTCATTATTGCCCATCTCCACTATGCTTGTTGTGTGTTTTTTCTTTGCTAGTTTTTTTGCATTGTGTCCGAGTCTTCTTCTTATTTTTGGGTTCTCTATTAGATATTCAATAGCCTTTATGAACTCTTCGTTTACGTCATCTACTATTATTGCATGTTTACCATTCACCAAATCCAAACCCTCAGCACCCTTCTTAGTCGTCACTATTGGAAGACCCACACACATATAATCAAGCATCTTAAGCTTAACACCAGCTCCTCTTTTAAGAGGGACAATTGCTATGTCACAGGAAGATAAGAATTCGTGAATATTATCAACAAAACCAAGTGAAAGAAAATTATCCTGCCTTAGCTTTGGGGATCCACTCCCGAAAACTACAAATTCACATTGGTATTTTATCTCTCTTGCTATGTACTCCTTTATAATACTCATGGCCTCCTTATTTGGTAGGTATCTATATGACCCATGAAAAACAATTTTCATGTTTTTGTTATTCTTTTCTCTCTTGACGTTTTGGCTATTTGATATTATGATTCTTGGCTGATTGATCTTTATTTTCTCAGGGAGTATTATGTATCGCTCTACAAACCTTTTTTTATCCATTTTTGAGATTGCGATAATTTTGTCTGCTTTAACAGCAAAAGTCTCAAATAAAGTAACGAAAGGGGATAGTACCCATAAAAATGTCACTTCATGTTCAAATACACTTTTTTCTGAATATCTGTCTGCTTCAACATTGTGTGCAATATAGATCATCTCAGCGTTTAATATTTTTGAAAGAATATACGTGCTAATTGCTCCGAAGGGACCATTTAAGGCTAGTTTTAACTTACGTTTTGCTTGCTTTACTACTCTAGCTAGTCTAAACAAGTAGGGGAAGTTTAGACCAAGCAATAAACTTCCTACACCTCCAAATGAAGGAAAGATATGACATAGTACTTTCTTATTGTTATTGTCAGACTGCTGAGAAGGTGTCAAAATTATTATTTTGTTTCCCTGTTTCAGAAAATCATCGATTATAAACCTAACATATACTTCTCCACCTTTTTTGGGATTTAAGATGTCCCCTCTAATGGGGCTGATTAGGATAACTGTCTCTGTCTCCTCCGACATACCAGCTATCACCCTCCACATAACCTTCTTCGTAACACATTGTCAAACCGATGATTTTTTGTAGCATAATAGTGTAATTGCGATGAACATTGATATTAATCTATCTATATTTATATATTTACTTTGAGCACAGATAAGTTCTTTAATATTCACCATGCAAAAAGAGGCAATAAGAAGATCTAGATTAACCATATTCATCCCAATTACCTCCAGCTTTCATTAATTATGTGCTCGATAACTGAAATTATTTCATTCTTGATTTCTTTCGCCTGTTCGAACTCTGCATTTCTTCTTTTATTCCAATTTGAGACAACATACTCAACAATAATTTTAGGATCTCTGGAATGAAGGAGTAGCTTCCTTCCTATTAAGTCTCTATCAATTGCAAGCAACGTCTTTCCCGGGAAAAAAGAAACTGCAGAGACCCCAAGTAGTGCTGCCTCTCGTGCCATTGTGCCAGAACCCGTTAGTACTGCACGTGAATAATAGGATAAATCTAATCCATTTAAGGGCTTAGGGGGGATGTATACGTTATAACCCCTTGCCAGTTGCTTTTCTGCTTTGTTTCTAGGAAGATAAATTATATTAATCCCCTCCTTATTAAATAATCTAAGTAATTCCGGAACAATTGACTCTTTCTCTAAAACATAGTGGGAGGCTAATGATTCCGGTCTCAAGACTATGTAATCCTCGAATGGTATCTTATTCAAGAAATCTGGATCTGGAGTGTAATCTGAAATTGAAACATGTTCTTTGTACCCAGGATAAGTAAGAAGATCCTGCCCAAAGAATTTAGAGAATTCCTCATAGGCTACTTCCGGAACAAGAACGTACTTGGCAAGTTTTTTTACTTTATTTTCTAATCTCTGAAATGTGCTCTGGGGAGCATTAAGTTTAACATCATTGTCTAAAATTATGATTGACGTCTTTCTCCGCAAGTATGCGCTAGGAATGGGCATAACATTTTCCATTGTTACAACAGCATCAAATTTCGGAGCACTCAATGCCAGAAGAGATGTTCTCATTCCAACGGATAACGCTTTTTTGATAGGATTGGAGGAGTCACTTAAAATAGGCTTGGCTTGAAAACCGAGAGACTGTAGCAATTCTGGAACTTCTCCGCGTCTCCAACAGGTTAATTGTATCGGATAGTTATCCTTAAGCTCCGAAATTATTGGTTTAAAAAATGGTATCTCCGCGGTATTTGCAATATCTATCCATATTTTGCCCGTCATGAAGCAAACCCCCATGTTATTTCAGAGGACTTCAAGTACTTGGTTGAAATATATAGAGTTGGCATCAGATAGATAGGCACAAAGCGGCTCCGTTTTATGAGCCTGCGCCACTCCACACCGTCGGGATTTATGAGGATTTTCTTTTTAGCCAGCCGTCCAAGTATTGCAGCCACAGAACTGTCAGGTCCCAAAAAATACATGACTTCAATATCCGTTTCATGTTTTGAGAGCATATATGCTGTGTTAAGAAAATCATTAATCGAGGGTATACTTGTGCTCTTGCTCTCAACCGCGGGAGAGTGAACCCTTATTATTCCTTTGTAGTCATCTTCAAAGAACTTACTGTCCTCATGCATTACGTAGAACTGGAAGTCTCCCCTCAGCCTCATGGTGAGCTCTTCTACAAAGGTCTCTGTTCCGCCATACTTTGATGGGATCCCCCTAAGCCCGATTACTGCAATATTGCCTTTGAGCACCTTATCACCCGGGGATAGCTTTTCATTGGTTTTTATCGTTTCTGTATGGTGTAATCCGCCTCATGTCTCTCCTCAAACTTGCCATACTCTTAAATATGTACCCCGTCACAAACCCGAATATCACCATGTTGATCCCTGTGATGACGAATATCGACGTCAAAGGTGCCAGCAGGTAATGTGTAACCCCCCTCTGCCATTCTTCAATCACGTAGAACCCCATGATAAACCCGACCAGCAGTGAGATGAACCCCAGGAGATAGAGGTATTTGCCGGGATTGTACCGTATCATGAGCTCGATTATAGTCCTCCCAATTCTCCAGCCGTCCTTTATCGGGTGAAGGTTTGCCTGTCCTTTCCTTTTCCGGTAGCTTATGGGCACCTCTGCAATCCGAAAGCCTTTGGCAATGGTCTCAACCGTCAGCTCGGTCTCTATCTCAAAGCCGTGTTTCTCCAGCTCCATGCTCTTGTAGAGTTCTTTGGTGAATGCCCTGTACCCGGTGAGGAGGTCATGAACTTTCACCCCGTACATGAACCGGAAAAGGGCGTTGAATATCTTGTTGCCTATGAGGTTAAGCTTGGTGAAAGCCCCGTCCTCGTAATTCTCCAGTCTATTCCCTATGACGTGGTCTGCTATGCCCCTTTCAATGGGCTGAAGAAGTTTCTCAACGTCCTTCGGATCGTAGGTGCCATCACCATCAATCATGACAATGACGGGAGTATCAATCATCTTAAAAGCTTCAGCAACA
The window above is part of the Thermococcus sp. JdF3 genome. Proteins encoded here:
- a CDS encoding flippase, which translates into the protein MSEASQALQRIARGTGIVFAGTVISMFFGFLSRAVIARYFSTGEYGVFNLALTVLNIALVIAMLGFQNALPREVAFYREKEPSKVRDLISTALVIVALNSVIWTAVLFAGAGDISRLFGDERLAGALRIVVFALPFWALTGVIISVSRGFGRVREQVYFQNIIYPLLFMVFVAVGAFLKFPFDFVFAAYVISWGLTFLALVFSSWKVDLLKFTISLSSKLGKELVKFSVPLMLTGIAGFVMTWTDTLMLGYYLGSDVVGLYNGAAPIAKLLPIFLNSAGLIFPPLVTVLYVQGKLKEMGRVYQILTKWIFLATFPLFSLIFLFPEPTISLFFGAKYVSAAPALQILALGFMFHTFLGLNGWSLIVIGESNFIMYSTLISAVINVVLNALLIPSYNIEGAAIATAASYFVTNVLNSLRLYQRTKIHPFSWNYVKPLVISFVLLGLIQSLHLKVPSIWYAIPVLIVFLAVYMFLVLLSRSIDKEDVELFLAIEKRLGVDLRVIKIVLKRFV
- a CDS encoding DeoR family transcriptional regulator; this encodes MRKDIYTRDYLRKLGLNERQIKAVLYVKENGKIGNKEYQELFNVSRQTATRDLSDLVRLGIFKRVEKGKYKLKTHRESNMSQS
- a CDS encoding glycosyltransferase family 4 protein, which translates into the protein MWRVIAGMSEETETVILISPIRGDILNPKKGGEVYVRFIIDDFLKQGNKIIILTPSQQSDNNNKKVLCHIFPSFGGVGSLLLGLNFPYLFRLARVVKQAKRKLKLALNGPFGAISTYILSKILNAEMIYIAHNVEADRYSEKSVFEHEVTFLWVLSPFVTLFETFAVKADKIIAISKMDKKRFVERYIILPEKIKINQPRIIISNSQNVKREKNNKNMKIVFHGSYRYLPNKEAMSIIKEYIAREIKYQCEFVVFGSGSPKLRQDNFLSLGFVDNIHEFLSSCDIAIVPLKRGAGVKLKMLDYMCVGLPIVTTKKGAEGLDLVNGKHAIIVDDVNEEFIKAIEYLIENPKIRRRLGHNAKKLAKKKHTTSIVEMGNNEEGLMEIIDSNSPVY
- a CDS encoding DUF354 domain-containing protein; amino-acid sequence: MTGKIWIDIANTAEIPFFKPIISELKDNYPIQLTCWRRGEVPELLQSLGFQAKPILSDSSNPIKKALSVGMRTSLLALSAPKFDAVVTMENVMPIPSAYLRRKTSIIILDNDVKLNAPQSTFQRLENKVKKLAKYVLVPEVAYEEFSKFFGQDLLTYPGYKEHVSISDYTPDPDFLNKIPFEDYIVLRPESLASHYVLEKESIVPELLRLFNKEGINIIYLPRNKAEKQLARGYNVYIPPKPLNGLDLSYYSRAVLTGSGTMAREAALLGVSAVSFFPGKTLLAIDRDLIGRKLLLHSRDPKIIVEYVVSNWNKRRNAEFEQAKEIKNEIISVIEHIINESWR
- the aglJ gene encoding S-layer glycoprotein N-glycosyltransferase AglJ, translating into MKKLSPKDVTILIPTKNEEDGIGEVIDGFRELGYTSIFVIDGHSTDRTREIAREKGATVVLQSGKGKGQAVAEAFKMIDTPVIVMIDGDGTYDPKDVEKLLQPIERGIADHVIGNRLENYEDGAFTKLNLIGNKIFNALFRFMYGVKVHDLLTGYRAFTKELYKSMELEKHGFEIETELTVETIAKGFRIAEVPISYRKRKGQANLHPIKDGWRIGRTIIELMIRYNPGKYLYLLGFISLLVGFIMGFYVIEEWQRGVTHYLLAPLTSIFVITGINMVIFGFVTGYIFKSMASLRRDMRRITPYRNDKNQ
- a CDS encoding DUF1972 domain-containing protein, with the translated sequence MLKGNIAVIGLRGIPSKYGGTETFVEELTMRLRGDFQFYVMHEDSKFFEDDYKGIIRVHSPAVESKSTSIPSINDFLNTAYMLSKHETDIEVMYFLGPDSSVAAILGRLAKKKILINPDGVEWRRLIKRSRFVPIYLMPTLYISTKYLKSSEITWGFAS